The Sinomicrobium kalidii region ATAAAAATGTTAATAAGACAAAACGGAATTTGGAAGGATTGTTTTTTTGGAGCAATAAAAAAATCAACAATAGGCTCTCAATAACAATAAAAATAAAGGTTAGTTGATGGATTTGGGTTCTGAACATGGTTTATCTTTTTAAAAAATATAACGGGTAGTCTAATTCATGGGTTTCTTTAATAATTTTAAATCCAAATTTTTTATACAACTTTAAATTAGAATTGGTAGTAGTTTCAATAATAATCGGTAGGTCATTATCCTTATAATATTCAAACGCCTCTTGTATAAGTCGTACTCCGGTTCCTCTTCCCCAATGTTCACTTTTTACAGCCATTATCCAAGGATGAATATGTGGTTCTTTGGGATGGTATTTTTTTAAGGCATTTTCTCGCTTTAAAACCTTATATACATTTTCAATTCCAATACAACAAAAAGCAAGCTTTATATCCCAAAATACAGTATTAAAAGTAAGCATCTTCTTACGATGGTACTGTAGAAGAATCACCCCTTTTTCATTGTCTGATATAAGAATGTCTCCAAATTTTAAGGCATTATAAAACATATACTCCATAAGGATCTTTAATCTATGATTACGGTGTTTGTCTTGTTTTACAACGAAATTAATGGAATTAGGGATTTTTATAGGCTTAAATGCTGAGCATAAAATTCCAACAACCAAATCTTTGTCTTCCTTTATTGCTTTTCTCATTAAAATGATTTTTCAACGCTGAAATATAGCAAGTTTATTAAAAACTAAGAAGAAAAATTTTTTTAGAGAGTAAGAAAATAATGTGACCCTTAAATATCTCGGAACAATTTGTGGTTGGTTAGCCACTTGTTTCGGTTTAAATTGTGCCACTATGAAGCCGTGATAACGGTTCGGTCACTCCGAAATATCCAACTTTCCCCTAAAATTGTGAAGTTTACAATGAAGAACGGAACTTGCATCCGTTCGCCACCGCTTTCGATACAAGTGTTACAAATGCTTTTTTACGATAAGAGGGTCGTTTCCGGTGAGTTTAAACAAAATCTGGTTGTCAAAAAAATTACAAAGTTTCGGTATCGGCTTTAGTACATACTATATTAAGGATGTATACAATTCCCTTTTGTTCTTTGTAAAGTATTTTATAGTCCCGAACGATTATCCTTCGGTACTCTTTAAATATTTCATCCTGCTGGTATTGTTCGGCAAATACAATTTCTTTGGAAGTACCAATAATATCTTTTCTAACAATTCTTCTTGCAGAAGGAATGTCTTTATATCTATAATCTAAAATAGCGTTGAGAGATTCCCTGGCTTGCCTTGTCCAGACCACCTGGGTTATTTTGCCAGTCATTAACTTTCTTCTTGTTCAAATTCATCAGCCGATATGTAATCCCCTTTATCTATCTGGGCTTCTGCAGTATCCAATGCCATTTTGTATTCCTGGCGCGTCATTGGAGTCCCATCCGGATGGTAAGCAACAACCTCATTCTTGAAATATCCTTCATAAAGTGCATCTACCATTTGTAAAAACCGTATATCTACGGTCTTTATGGATTGTTTCCACTTTTCTCTTAACTCTAATGCTCCCATAATACTAATATTATATACCA contains the following coding sequences:
- a CDS encoding GNAT family N-acetyltransferase, translated to MRKAIKEDKDLVVGILCSAFKPIKIPNSINFVVKQDKHRNHRLKILMEYMFYNALKFGDILISDNEKGVILLQYHRKKMLTFNTVFWDIKLAFCCIGIENVYKVLKRENALKKYHPKEPHIHPWIMAVKSEHWGRGTGVRLIQEAFEYYKDNDLPIIIETTTNSNLKLYKKFGFKIIKETHELDYPLYFLKR
- a CDS encoding type II toxin-antitoxin system RelE/ParE family toxin, with protein sequence MTGKITQVVWTRQARESLNAILDYRYKDIPSARRIVRKDIIGTSKEIVFAEQYQQDEIFKEYRRIIVRDYKILYKEQKGIVYILNIVCTKADTETL